In Natronoarchaeum mannanilyticum, a genomic segment contains:
- the tmk gene encoding dTMP kinase, with translation MLLTLEGIDGSGKTTVWEALQDVYPDAVFTREPTNTWYGEAVQRSIEDDDADPLAELFLYTADHAAHLAQTVRPALDRGELVISDRYSDSRYAYQGATLDGEVPNAMDYVRGIHEPFTRPPDYTIYLDVDAETAARRSGKTNKFEQDSYLARVRENYERLIDADPHRFVRVDATEPPEVVLERVEAAVAEILSDEANGAP, from the coding sequence ATGCTGCTCACGCTCGAAGGGATCGACGGCAGCGGGAAGACGACCGTCTGGGAGGCACTACAGGACGTCTACCCCGACGCCGTCTTCACTCGCGAACCCACGAACACGTGGTACGGGGAGGCCGTCCAGCGGTCGATCGAGGACGACGACGCCGACCCGCTGGCCGAGCTCTTTCTGTACACCGCCGACCACGCCGCCCACCTCGCGCAGACGGTTCGCCCGGCGCTCGACCGGGGCGAACTGGTGATCTCGGATCGGTACTCCGACTCCCGGTACGCCTACCAGGGGGCGACACTCGACGGGGAAGTTCCGAACGCGATGGACTACGTTCGCGGCATCCACGAGCCGTTCACCCGGCCGCCGGACTACACGATCTACCTCGACGTCGACGCCGAGACGGCCGCCCGGCGCAGCGGGAAGACCAACAAGTTCGAGCAGGACTCGTATCTCGCACGCGTCCGCGAGAACTACGAGCGACTGATCGACGCCGACCCCCACCGGTTCGTGCGCGTCGACGCCACCGAACCGCCGGAGGTCGTGCTCGAACGCGTCGAGGCCGCCGTCGCGGAGATCCTCTCGGACGAGGCGAACGGCGCCCCCTGA
- a CDS encoding pyridoxal-phosphate dependent enzyme → MVADLRCRDCGRTYAASADEPWRCDCGHPLDYAEPALPDRGSAPAPKALDRDLGLWAFQSFLPEAPLVTLGEGFTPLVDADDWDAAFKLEYLFPTGSFKDRGATTTLSRAAALGVDKVVEDSSGNAGAAIATYAARAGIDADVYVPDDVKQSKLVAIQRAGARPVRIEGDREAVTEACVAAASEGDAYYASHAWNPAFYAGTATLAYEIAAQRDWSAPDAVVLPLGHGTLFLGAYRGFRALREAGYVDRVPKLLAGQAAGYAPIAAELHADDDDDEPGNRLTTALESSEDVPTNEIADGIQIAEPAREAQLFDAIADSGGDAIAIDGDAVEGELDRLHRAGFYVEPTSAVATAALREYRRRGVVAPDDDVVVPLTGSGMKTL, encoded by the coding sequence ATGGTCGCCGACCTTCGCTGCCGGGACTGCGGGCGCACCTACGCCGCGAGCGCCGACGAGCCGTGGCGCTGCGACTGCGGCCACCCGCTCGACTACGCCGAACCTGCGCTCCCCGACCGCGGCTCCGCGCCGGCGCCGAAGGCGCTCGACCGCGATCTCGGGCTGTGGGCGTTCCAGTCGTTCCTGCCCGAGGCGCCCCTCGTCACGCTCGGCGAGGGCTTTACCCCGCTCGTCGACGCCGACGACTGGGACGCCGCGTTCAAGCTGGAGTACCTGTTCCCGACGGGCAGCTTCAAGGACCGCGGCGCGACGACGACGCTCTCGCGGGCGGCCGCGCTCGGCGTCGACAAGGTCGTCGAGGACTCCTCGGGCAACGCCGGCGCCGCGATCGCGACGTACGCGGCCCGCGCGGGCATCGACGCCGACGTGTACGTCCCCGACGACGTCAAGCAGTCCAAACTGGTGGCAATCCAGCGGGCGGGCGCTAGACCTGTGCGGATCGAGGGCGACCGCGAGGCCGTCACCGAGGCCTGCGTCGCCGCGGCGTCCGAGGGAGACGCGTACTACGCCAGCCACGCCTGGAACCCCGCGTTCTACGCCGGGACGGCGACGCTCGCCTACGAGATCGCCGCCCAGCGCGACTGGTCGGCGCCCGACGCCGTCGTGCTTCCGCTGGGCCACGGCACCCTGTTCCTCGGCGCGTACCGCGGGTTCCGTGCGCTGCGCGAGGCCGGCTACGTCGACCGGGTGCCGAAGCTGCTGGCCGGACAGGCCGCCGGGTACGCTCCGATCGCGGCCGAACTCCACGCCGACGACGATGACGACGAGCCGGGCAATCGGCTGACGACGGCCCTGGAGTCGTCCGAGGACGTCCCGACCAACGAGATCGCCGACGGGATCCAGATCGCCGAGCCCGCCCGCGAGGCCCAGCTGTTCGACGCCATCGCCGATTCGGGCGGCGACGCGATCGCGATCGACGGCGACGCCGTCGAGGGCGAACTCGACCGGCTCCACCGCGCCGGCTTCTACGTCGAGCCGACCAGCGCGGTGGCGACCGCGGCGCTGCGCGAGTATCGTCGCCGCGGCGTCGTCGCGCCGGACGACGACGTCGTCGTCCCGCTGACCGGCAGCGGGATGAAGACGCTCTGA
- a CDS encoding complex I NDUFA9 subunit family protein produces the protein MNVLVVGGTGFIGQNLCVELHDRGHDVTALSRDPGDAELPDGVDSVAGDVTAYDSIEGAFEGQDTVVNLVALSPLFKPRGGAGHEKVHLGGTENVVDAAEEHGVDRVVQMSALGADPDGSTAYLRTKGQAEQVVRDAPLDWVIVRPSVVFGEGGEFVGFTKMLTTPYVTGLPGGGKTRFQPIWVGDLAPMLADCAIDEDRAGEVYEIGGPEVLTLADVTRLAYRAEGKSVRVLPVPMALAKIGLTAAGPLPFVPMGPDQARSLRIDNTVVENDVTAFDVDPDDLTTLSEYLGLSG, from the coding sequence ATGAACGTTCTCGTCGTCGGCGGGACGGGCTTCATCGGCCAGAATCTCTGCGTCGAACTGCACGACCGCGGACACGACGTCACGGCGCTCTCGCGGGATCCCGGCGACGCCGAGCTGCCCGACGGCGTCGACTCGGTCGCCGGCGACGTGACGGCCTACGACTCGATCGAGGGCGCCTTCGAGGGGCAGGATACGGTCGTCAACCTGGTCGCGCTGTCGCCGCTGTTCAAGCCCCGCGGCGGCGCGGGCCACGAGAAAGTGCACCTCGGCGGCACCGAGAACGTCGTCGACGCCGCGGAGGAACACGGCGTCGACCGGGTGGTCCAGATGAGCGCGCTCGGCGCCGATCCGGACGGCTCGACCGCCTACCTCCGGACGAAAGGGCAGGCCGAGCAGGTCGTCCGGGACGCCCCGCTGGACTGGGTGATCGTCCGGCCGTCGGTCGTGTTCGGCGAGGGCGGCGAGTTCGTCGGGTTCACGAAAATGTTGACGACGCCGTACGTCACCGGACTACCGGGCGGCGGGAAGACGCGGTTCCAGCCGATCTGGGTCGGCGACCTCGCGCCGATGCTGGCCGACTGCGCGATCGACGAGGATCGGGCCGGCGAGGTCTACGAGATCGGCGGCCCCGAGGTGCTGACGTTGGCGGACGTGACCCGGCTCGCCTACCGCGCGGAGGGCAAGTCGGTGCGCGTCCTCCCGGTGCCGATGGCGCTCGCCAAGATCGGGCTGACCGCTGCCGGCCCGCTGCCGTTCGTCCCGATGGGACCGGACCAGGCCAGGTCGCTGCGGATCGACAACACGGTCGTCGAGAACGATGTTACGGCGTTCGACGTCGACCCGGACGATCTCACGACGCTCTCGGAGTATCTCGGCCTGTCGGGATAG
- the cofC gene encoding 2-phospho-L-lactate guanylyltransferase, producing MRVLVPFDAERPKTRLADLLDERERSALARAMLDDVLAAVRAAGGEPTVLSTAPIDVDAPVRVDDRALTPAVNDALADAAPESPAAVVMADLGLATGDALADLFDADAEVAIVPGRGGGTNALVVRHPEFRVDYHGLSYRDHRRIAAEIDADVAVVDSHRLSTDVDERADLVELLLHGDGRATAWLRDAGFELAVEGGRAGVRR from the coding sequence ATGCGCGTCCTCGTCCCGTTCGACGCCGAGCGCCCGAAGACTCGCCTCGCCGACCTGCTCGACGAGCGCGAGCGCTCGGCGCTCGCACGCGCGATGCTCGACGACGTCCTCGCGGCGGTCCGCGCCGCCGGCGGCGAGCCGACGGTGCTCTCGACGGCGCCGATCGACGTCGACGCGCCCGTCCGGGTCGACGACCGCGCGCTGACGCCCGCCGTCAACGACGCTCTCGCAGACGCCGCTCCCGAGTCGCCCGCCGCCGTCGTGATGGCCGATCTGGGCCTCGCGACCGGCGACGCGCTCGCGGATCTGTTCGACGCCGACGCCGAGGTGGCGATCGTACCTGGACGCGGCGGCGGGACGAACGCGCTCGTCGTCCGCCACCCCGAGTTTCGCGTCGACTACCACGGGCTCTCCTACCGCGACCACCGGCGGATCGCCGCGGAGATCGACGCCGACGTCGCGGTCGTCGACTCCCACCGGCTGTCGACGGACGTCGACGAGCGCGCGGATCTGGTCGAGTTGCTGTTGCACGGCGACGGCCGTGCGACGGCGTGGCTTCGTGACGCCGGGTTCGAGCTGGCGGTCGAGGGCGGTCGAGCCGGCGTGCGCCGATAG
- a CDS encoding tRNA(Ile)(2)-agmatinylcytidine synthase, with translation MTVIGIDDTDSRERGMCTTYAASRLAAEIEAAGGAVERVLLVRLNPAVEHKTRGNAALAVHADVDPERGFEIARELIAGSAEVEDPRTNPGLVVADHDPDAAPDAVAAFARAAVRDHHEIADAEALIEREGYESAGWKNARGKIGALAAVGAWAAFEEWTYEHVSYRERARRGTPRDVDLDSVFAAADERYPEAWDTVDRVEGQAVCVPRAPGPILHGIRGDDPEAIRTVAAGIESEPVESSQLFVTNQGTDAHLRDAALGAVEDGRSYRVDGAVVEPPETREGGHVFFAIERADGNESAGAESDADVRLDCAAFEPTKRFRDRVRALRVGDRITACGEVGDGTLKLEKFAIRDLNDAELATPDCPDCGRSMKSAGADQGYRCRDCGTSRDGKVERRVDRELQEGWYEVPPCARRHVAKPLVRGGFDAPIHPER, from the coding sequence ATGACCGTCATCGGGATCGACGACACCGACTCCCGCGAGCGCGGGATGTGTACGACCTACGCCGCCAGCCGCCTCGCCGCCGAGATCGAGGCCGCGGGCGGCGCCGTCGAGCGCGTCCTGCTCGTGCGCCTGAACCCCGCCGTCGAGCACAAGACGCGGGGCAACGCCGCGCTGGCGGTCCACGCGGACGTCGATCCCGAACGCGGCTTCGAGATCGCACGCGAGTTGATCGCCGGCAGCGCCGAAGTCGAGGATCCGCGGACGAACCCCGGCCTCGTCGTCGCCGACCACGATCCCGACGCGGCGCCCGACGCCGTCGCCGCGTTCGCCCGCGCGGCGGTCCGGGACCACCACGAGATTGCAGACGCCGAGGCGCTGATCGAGCGGGAGGGCTACGAGAGCGCCGGCTGGAAGAACGCCCGCGGGAAGATCGGCGCCCTCGCCGCGGTCGGCGCCTGGGCGGCCTTCGAGGAGTGGACCTACGAGCACGTCAGCTACCGCGAGCGAGCGCGCCGCGGGACGCCGCGCGACGTCGACCTCGATTCGGTGTTCGCGGCCGCCGACGAACGGTACCCCGAGGCCTGGGACACCGTCGATCGCGTCGAGGGCCAGGCCGTCTGCGTTCCCCGCGCGCCGGGACCGATCCTCCACGGCATCCGCGGCGACGACCCCGAGGCGATTCGAACTGTGGCCGCGGGGATCGAGAGCGAGCCCGTCGAGTCGTCCCAACTGTTCGTCACCAATCAGGGGACCGACGCCCACCTTCGGGACGCCGCTCTCGGAGCGGTCGAGGACGGCCGATCCTACCGCGTCGACGGGGCGGTCGTCGAGCCGCCGGAGACGCGCGAGGGGGGACACGTCTTTTTCGCCATCGAGCGCGCCGACGGCAACGAAAGCGCCGGCGCCGAGAGCGACGCCGACGTCCGTCTCGACTGCGCGGCGTTCGAGCCGACCAAGCGCTTCCGCGACCGGGTGCGCGCGCTCCGGGTCGGCGACCGGATCACCGCCTGCGGCGAGGTCGGCGACGGGACGCTCAAGCTAGAGAAGTTCGCGATCCGCGACCTGAACGACGCCGAACTCGCGACGCCGGACTGCCCCGACTGCGGCCGATCGATGAAGAGCGCCGGCGCGGACCAGGGGTACCGCTGCCGGGACTGCGGGACGAGTCGGGACGGGAAGGTCGAGCGGCGTGTCGATCGGGAGCTCCAAGAGGGGTGGTACGAGGTGCCGCCCTGCGCTCGGCGCCACGTGGCGAAACCGCTGGTTCGGGGCGGCTTCGACGCGCCGATCCACCCCGAGCGGTGA
- a CDS encoding amidase encodes MGEDNLAYTSATEMAARIRSGDLTAQEAVEASFERIRERNDDINAFVTLLEEAAMERAREADEAVAAGEPLGPLHGVPIAIKDLFDFKAGVRNTMGSAPFEEFVPEETATYVRRLEEAGAIVVGKTNTPSFGHKGTTDNLLFGPTSTPFDLERNAGGSSGGSAAAVADGLVPIAQGSDGGGSVRIPASFSGVYGLKASYGRVAQAIRPDAFLSHTPMIHAGPIARTVEDAALMLDVMAGPDPRDPLSVPDEDPDYRGAVHRGVEGLSIAYSPDFDVFPVDERVRDVVDDAVDAFEDAGATVERVDLGIDVDQQELADIWLRQIAGLYHSAIEGFKDEGMDLLGDHRDEMVPELVDLLEDTRDMSLLEYKRDDHVRTRVYDAVQDVFEQYDLLVTPTLAVPPVENTEGKGGTVGPTEIDGEDVDPLIGWCLTYPINFTGHPAASAPAGLTDDGLPVGMQLIGDRFDDETVLAASGALERANPWHDHYPPR; translated from the coding sequence ATGGGGGAAGATAACCTCGCGTACACGTCAGCGACGGAGATGGCCGCCCGAATCCGGAGCGGCGACCTGACCGCTCAGGAAGCCGTCGAAGCCAGCTTCGAACGGATCCGGGAGCGCAACGACGACATCAACGCGTTCGTGACGCTGCTCGAAGAGGCGGCGATGGAGCGGGCGCGGGAAGCCGACGAGGCCGTCGCGGCCGGCGAGCCGCTCGGCCCGCTCCACGGGGTGCCGATCGCGATCAAGGACCTGTTCGACTTCAAGGCCGGCGTCCGCAACACGATGGGGTCGGCGCCGTTCGAGGAGTTCGTCCCCGAGGAGACTGCCACCTACGTCCGGCGCCTGGAGGAGGCCGGCGCGATCGTCGTGGGCAAGACGAACACGCCGTCGTTCGGCCACAAGGGGACGACCGACAACCTGCTGTTCGGCCCGACCAGCACCCCGTTCGACCTGGAGCGCAACGCGGGCGGGTCGTCGGGCGGTTCGGCCGCCGCGGTGGCCGACGGGCTGGTCCCGATCGCGCAGGGCTCGGACGGCGGCGGGTCGGTCCGGATCCCGGCGTCGTTCTCGGGCGTCTACGGGCTGAAGGCGTCCTACGGTCGGGTCGCGCAGGCGATCCGCCCGGACGCATTCCTCTCGCACACGCCGATGATCCACGCCGGGCCGATCGCGCGCACCGTCGAGGACGCCGCCCTGATGCTCGACGTGATGGCCGGTCCCGACCCGCGCGATCCGCTGTCTGTCCCAGACGAGGATCCGGACTACCGCGGCGCCGTCCACCGGGGCGTCGAGGGGCTCTCGATCGCGTACAGCCCGGACTTCGACGTGTTCCCGGTCGACGAGCGCGTCCGCGACGTGGTCGACGACGCCGTCGACGCCTTCGAGGACGCCGGCGCGACCGTCGAGCGGGTCGACCTCGGCATCGACGTCGACCAGCAGGAGCTGGCCGACATCTGGCTGCGCCAGATCGCCGGGCTCTACCACTCCGCGATCGAGGGGTTCAAAGACGAGGGGATGGACCTGCTGGGCGACCACCGCGACGAGATGGTCCCCGAGCTCGTCGACCTGCTGGAGGACACCCGCGACATGAGTCTGCTCGAGTACAAGCGCGACGACCACGTCCGGACGCGGGTGTACGACGCCGTCCAGGACGTCTTCGAGCAGTACGATCTGCTGGTGACGCCGACGCTGGCCGTCCCGCCGGTCGAGAACACCGAGGGCAAAGGCGGCACCGTCGGGCCGACCGAGATCGACGGCGAGGACGTCGATCCGCTGATCGGCTGGTGTCTCACCTACCCGATCAACTTCACCGGCCATCCCGCCGCCTCGGCGCCGGCCGGGCTGACCGACGACGGACTCCCCGTCGGGATGCAACTGATCGGCGACCGCTTCGACGACGAGACCGTGCTGGCGGCCTCGGGCGCGCTCGAACGGGCGAACCCCTGGCACGACCACTACCCGCCGCGGTAG
- a CDS encoding DJ-1/PfpI family protein: MAHDLLMLVGDYVEDWEVIVPYQALQAVGHEVDAVCPDKEEGDTVATAVHDFTGEQTYSEKPGHTFELSATFDDIDAEAYDGLVIPGGRAPEYLRTYDEVIECVQHFFEEDKPVAALCHAPQLLNAAGVIEGRALTSYPAVRAEVESGGGEWHDGVTVDGNLVTGRVFTDHVEWISEFLDVLGTDVQHGEPMPASDD; encoded by the coding sequence ATGGCACACGACCTGCTCATGCTCGTCGGCGACTACGTGGAAGACTGGGAAGTGATCGTCCCCTACCAGGCGCTCCAGGCGGTCGGCCACGAGGTCGACGCGGTCTGTCCCGACAAGGAAGAGGGCGACACCGTCGCGACCGCGGTCCACGACTTCACGGGCGAACAGACCTACAGCGAGAAGCCGGGCCACACGTTCGAGCTCTCGGCGACGTTCGACGACATCGACGCCGAGGCGTACGACGGCCTGGTCATCCCCGGCGGGCGCGCGCCGGAGTATCTGCGCACCTACGACGAGGTGATCGAGTGCGTGCAGCACTTCTTCGAGGAGGACAAGCCCGTCGCGGCGCTCTGTCACGCGCCACAGCTGCTCAACGCGGCCGGCGTCATCGAAGGCCGGGCGCTGACGTCCTACCCGGCAGTCAGGGCCGAAGTCGAGTCCGGCGGCGGCGAGTGGCACGACGGCGTCACGGTCGACGGCAATCTGGTGACCGGCCGGGTGTTCACCGACCACGTCGAGTGGATCTCGGAGTTCCTCGACGTGCTCGGCACCGACGTCCAGCACGGCGAACCGATGCCCGCGAGCGACGACTGA
- a CDS encoding phosphatase PAP2 family protein, which translates to MTRGIGAFDAIESVLPDAVALLAALATQLGDVWFVGVLLVGLHWYADDEIVDRNAVMTVAGLTIGALGLAFALKYAFTLPRPPTRLARPDQFPGLVEPLYVATGTASSYGFPSGHAVTSTVVYGLLAQRLSVRTRRWRYGVAAAIVTLVCATRVVLGVHYLVDVVAGAALGAAYVAGTWYALSQVDDAATAAFGIATGIGVVALAVIGVTPDSVALLGTAFVGLAWCLGMRRRDAAAASAS; encoded by the coding sequence ATGACCAGAGGCATCGGCGCGTTCGACGCGATCGAATCCGTGCTCCCCGACGCCGTCGCCCTGCTGGCGGCGCTGGCGACGCAGCTGGGCGACGTCTGGTTCGTCGGCGTCCTGCTCGTGGGGCTCCACTGGTACGCGGACGACGAGATCGTCGATCGGAACGCCGTGATGACGGTCGCGGGACTGACGATCGGCGCGCTGGGGCTCGCGTTCGCGCTGAAGTACGCCTTTACGCTCCCCCGGCCGCCGACCAGACTCGCCCGGCCCGACCAGTTCCCCGGACTCGTCGAGCCGCTGTACGTCGCGACCGGCACCGCCAGCAGCTACGGGTTCCCGAGCGGTCACGCCGTCACCTCGACGGTCGTCTACGGGCTGCTCGCCCAGCGCCTCTCCGTCCGGACGCGCCGGTGGCGCTACGGCGTCGCCGCAGCGATCGTGACGCTGGTCTGTGCGACCCGGGTCGTGCTCGGCGTCCACTATCTCGTCGACGTCGTCGCCGGGGCGGCGCTGGGGGCCGCGTACGTCGCGGGCACCTGGTACGCGCTCTCGCAGGTCGACGACGCCGCGACCGCCGCGTTCGGCATCGCGACCGGGATCGGCGTGGTCGCGCTCGCGGTGATCGGCGTCACACCCGACAGCGTCGCGCTGCTCGGAACCGCGTTCGTAGGCCTGGCGTGGTGCCTCGGAATGCGGCGTCGGGACGCCGCGGCGGCGTCGGCGTCGTGA
- the cofG gene encoding 7,8-didemethyl-8-hydroxy-5-deazariboflavin synthase subunit CofG — MIPGAEEYGVDVTIDEADVASLLDVGPDDVDPAPELSFARNVFVPLTTACRYTCTYCTYFDPPGEATLMSTDEVRETLQMGADAGCTEALFTFGDDPDDRYEQVHDQLDSWGHDSIHEYLREVCEIALDEGLLPHSNPGDQTYEQMATVADVNASMGVMLETTADVDAHAGRRRKNPGQRLNTIKNAGKLSVPFTTGILVGLGEDWRDRAESLLAIREMHERYGHVQEVIVQPVVENERWSGGSPELDTMRRVVAMARAALPEEVSVQVPPNLAPARELVDCGIDDLGGVSPITDDYINPDYEWPALRELEAVAEHGDVPLRERLPVYERFLPEGLRTDSFAGEPAPGDDWLSPTIRDAIDAQDDAGERYRGVLAGEPVPADD; from the coding sequence ATGATTCCGGGGGCCGAGGAGTACGGCGTCGACGTGACGATCGACGAGGCGGACGTGGCGTCGCTGCTCGACGTCGGTCCCGACGACGTCGATCCGGCTCCCGAACTGTCCTTCGCGCGGAACGTGTTCGTCCCGCTCACGACCGCGTGTCGGTACACCTGCACCTACTGCACGTACTTCGACCCGCCGGGCGAGGCGACGCTGATGAGCACCGACGAGGTTCGCGAAACCCTGCAGATGGGCGCCGACGCCGGCTGCACGGAGGCGCTGTTTACCTTCGGCGACGATCCGGACGACCGCTACGAACAGGTCCACGACCAGCTCGATTCGTGGGGCCACGACTCGATCCACGAGTACCTCCGCGAGGTCTGCGAGATCGCCCTCGACGAGGGACTGCTCCCCCACAGCAACCCCGGCGACCAGACCTACGAGCAGATGGCGACGGTCGCGGACGTCAACGCCAGCATGGGCGTGATGCTGGAGACGACCGCGGACGTCGACGCCCACGCAGGCCGGCGCCGGAAGAACCCCGGCCAGCGACTCAACACGATCAAAAATGCCGGCAAGCTGTCGGTCCCCTTTACTACCGGTATCTTGGTCGGCCTCGGCGAGGACTGGCGCGATCGCGCCGAGAGCCTGCTGGCGATCCGCGAGATGCACGAGCGCTACGGTCACGTTCAGGAAGTGATCGTCCAGCCAGTAGTGGAAAACGAGCGCTGGAGCGGCGGGTCTCCGGAGCTCGACACGATGCGCCGCGTCGTCGCGATGGCCCGCGCGGCGCTGCCCGAAGAGGTCTCGGTGCAGGTGCCGCCGAACCTCGCGCCGGCCCGCGAACTGGTCGACTGCGGGATCGACGATCTCGGCGGCGTCTCGCCGATCACGGACGACTACATCAACCCGGACTACGAGTGGCCCGCGCTGCGGGAGCTGGAGGCCGTCGCCGAGCACGGCGACGTCCCGCTCCGCGAGCGCCTGCCGGTGTACGAGCGATTCCTGCCCGAGGGGCTGCGGACCGACAGCTTCGCGGGCGAGCCGGCGCCGGGCGACGACTGGCTCTCGCCGACGATCCGGGATGCCATCGACGCTCAGGACGACGCCGGCGAGCGCTATCGCGGCGTGCTGGCCGGCGAGCCGGTCCCGGCGGACGACTGA
- a CDS encoding tubulin/FtsZ family protein produces the protein MKLAMIGFGQAGGKIVDKFLEYDERTHSGIVRSAVAVNTAKADLMGLEKVPQENRVLIGQSRVKGHGVGADNELGAEIAEEDIDEVQGAIDGIPVHEVDAFLIVAGMGGGTGSGGAPVIAKHLKRIYTEPVYGLGVLPGSDEGGIYTLNAARSFQTFVREVDNLLVFDNDSWRQSGESVESGYEEINDEIVKRFGILFGAGEINQGDEVAESVVDSSEIINTLSGGGVSTVGYAREEVENSGDDSGLLSRFTGGEDDQVDTAHTTNRITSLVRKAALGRLTLPCEIDGAERALLVMSGPPQHLNRKGIERGRKWLEEQTGSMEVRGGDYPVPDSNFVASVILLSGVTNVPRIKELQQVAIEAQDNIEEIRQESDDNLETLVEDDDDELEPLF, from the coding sequence ATGAAACTGGCGATGATCGGCTTCGGACAGGCGGGTGGGAAAATCGTCGACAAATTCTTGGAGTACGACGAGCGCACCCACAGCGGGATCGTCCGGTCCGCGGTGGCGGTTAATACCGCCAAGGCGGACCTGATGGGGCTGGAGAAAGTTCCCCAGGAAAATCGAGTCCTGATCGGACAGTCCCGCGTCAAGGGACACGGCGTCGGCGCCGACAACGAGCTCGGCGCCGAGATCGCGGAGGAGGACATCGACGAAGTCCAGGGTGCCATCGACGGGATCCCGGTCCACGAGGTCGACGCCTTCCTGATCGTCGCGGGGATGGGCGGCGGCACCGGCAGCGGCGGCGCCCCCGTCATCGCGAAGCATCTCAAGCGGATCTACACCGAACCCGTCTACGGGCTGGGCGTGCTGCCCGGCAGCGACGAGGGCGGGATCTACACGCTCAACGCGGCTCGCTCCTTCCAGACGTTCGTCCGGGAGGTCGACAATCTGCTCGTGTTCGACAACGACTCCTGGCGACAGTCCGGCGAGTCCGTCGAGAGCGGCTACGAGGAGATCAACGACGAGATCGTCAAGCGCTTCGGCATCCTCTTCGGCGCCGGCGAGATCAACCAGGGCGACGAGGTCGCGGAAAGCGTCGTCGACTCCAGCGAGATCATCAACACGCTGTCGGGCGGCGGCGTCTCGACGGTCGGCTACGCTCGCGAGGAAGTCGAGAACAGCGGCGACGACAGCGGTCTGCTCTCGCGCTTCACCGGCGGCGAGGACGACCAGGTCGACACGGCGCACACGACCAACCGGATCACCAGTCTCGTCCGGAAGGCGGCGCTCGGCCGGCTCACGCTGCCCTGCGAGATCGACGGCGCCGAGCGCGCGCTGCTGGTCATGAGCGGTCCGCCCCAGCATCTCAACCGGAAGGGGATAGAGCGCGGGCGGAAGTGGCTCGAGGAGCAGACCGGCAGCATGGAGGTTCGGGGCGGCGACTACCCGGTCCCCGACTCGAACTTCGTGGCCAGCGTGATCCTCCTGTCGGGCGTCACCAACGTCCCCCGCATCAAGGAGCTCCAGCAGGTTGCCATCGAGGCCCAGGACAACATCGAGGAGATTCGCCAGGAAAGCGACGATAATTTAGAGACGCTAGTCGAAGATGACGACGATGAACTCGAACCACTATTCTAA
- a CDS encoding DUF4398 domain-containing protein encodes MNSNHYSKLGTLLLVFAVAVAAVSPAAAVASVDADGVPEEAEVGEEVSVTYTLSDLYAGDTPSDWTLEGQTNLTNASWTVTAYGVDGDQIADSQNFGGDSFDYAVSSSDDMDEIEVTVMGTVPEVAEWSYEPEERFTVTEFTEVRSGGGTTTIDSYDAHHYTADSKEARNAIEDAEAAIEDAESNGADVSAAQDALDNAVGFYENGDFDRAVQNAQDAADEAESSQSSAQTRSMLLYGGAGLVALLVLAGVGYLLYQRQGDDYDKLG; translated from the coding sequence ATGAACTCGAACCACTATTCTAAGCTCGGAACGCTGCTGCTCGTTTTCGCGGTCGCGGTCGCCGCGGTCTCCCCGGCGGCAGCTGTCGCATCGGTCGACGCCGACGGCGTCCCCGAAGAAGCGGAAGTCGGAGAGGAAGTCTCAGTAACGTACACGCTGTCTGATCTGTACGCCGGCGACACGCCGTCCGACTGGACGCTGGAGGGGCAGACGAACCTGACCAACGCCAGCTGGACCGTGACGGCCTACGGCGTCGACGGCGACCAGATCGCCGACTCGCAGAACTTCGGCGGCGACTCGTTCGACTACGCGGTCAGCTCCAGCGATGACATGGACGAGATCGAAGTGACCGTCATGGGGACCGTCCCCGAGGTCGCCGAGTGGAGCTACGAGCCCGAGGAGCGGTTCACCGTGACCGAGTTCACCGAGGTCCGATCGGGCGGCGGCACCACCACCATCGACAGCTACGACGCCCACCACTACACCGCCGATAGCAAGGAGGCTCGCAACGCCATCGAGGACGCCGAAGCCGCGATCGAGGACGCCGAAAGCAACGGCGCCGACGTGTCGGCCGCCCAGGACGCTCTCGACAACGCCGTCGGCTTCTACGAGAACGGCGACTTCGACCGCGCCGTCCAGAACGCCCAGGACGCCGCCGACGAGGCCGAGAGCTCCCAGTCCAGCGCCCAGACGCGCAGCATGCTGCTGTACGGCGGCGCCGGGCTGGTCGCGCTGCTCGTGCTCGCCGGCGTCGGCTACCTGCTCTACCAGCGCCAGGGCGACGACTACGACAAGCTCGGGTAA